In Maritimibacter sp. DP1N21-5, a genomic segment contains:
- a CDS encoding YihY/virulence factor BrkB family protein: MARGRHARTPTQIPAKGWKDIALRLKSEMARDHVGLIAAGVAYYALLALFPAITALMALGGLVLEPPEVTAQLETLTQVMPQDAARIILDQAVEVAGSREGGLGLAFAIGLLLAIYSASKGMGSLMEGLNVAYDEEEGRGFISRTLWTLALTLFLIVGLILGLVATLAVPAALNLVALPGWLDSLLALGRWVILGLMTIFGFALLYRFGPSRDRARWTWLSPGAVVGCAVWLIASVGFSIYVSNFGSYNESFGSMAGVIILLVWLWISAYIILMGAELNAEIEAQTAIDTTVGPEKPMGNRGAEKADNLGEVADGG, encoded by the coding sequence ATGGCCCGCGGCAGACACGCACGCACACCAACGCAAATCCCGGCCAAAGGGTGGAAGGACATCGCCCTGCGGCTCAAGTCGGAGATGGCCCGGGACCACGTCGGGCTGATCGCAGCCGGCGTCGCCTATTACGCGCTTCTGGCGCTCTTTCCGGCCATAACGGCGCTGATGGCGCTTGGCGGGCTGGTGCTCGAGCCGCCCGAGGTGACGGCGCAACTGGAAACGCTGACACAGGTGATGCCGCAGGACGCGGCGCGGATCATCCTCGATCAGGCGGTGGAGGTCGCGGGTTCCCGGGAAGGGGGACTTGGGCTGGCCTTCGCGATCGGCCTTCTCCTGGCGATCTATTCGGCCTCCAAGGGCATGGGCAGCCTGATGGAGGGGCTCAACGTCGCCTATGACGAGGAAGAAGGCCGAGGGTTCATCTCGCGGACACTCTGGACGCTCGCCCTGACGCTGTTCCTGATCGTCGGGCTGATCCTCGGACTTGTAGCGACGCTCGCCGTCCCGGCCGCCCTCAACCTCGTCGCATTGCCCGGATGGCTCGACTCCCTTCTCGCGCTCGGACGATGGGTGATCCTCGGCCTGATGACGATCTTCGGCTTTGCGCTTCTCTATCGCTTCGGACCCTCCCGGGATCGGGCAAGATGGACGTGGCTCTCGCCCGGCGCGGTCGTCGGGTGCGCGGTCTGGCTGATCGCCTCGGTCGGTTTTTCGATCTACGTCAGCAACTTCGGCAGCTACAACGAATCCTTCGGCAGTATGGCCGGGGTCATCATCCTGCTCGTCTGGCTCTGGATCTCGGCCTACATCATTCTCATGGGGGCCGAGCTCAACGCCGAGATCGAAGCACAGACCGCGATCGACACGACCGTCGGCCCGGAGAAGCCGATGGGCAATAGGGGCGCGGAGAAAGCTGACAATCTGGGCGAGGTCGCCGACGGAGGCTGA
- a CDS encoding ferritin-like domain-containing protein → MTTLKDLYVEELQDLWSANDQMSQVVSAMADKASDKKLSDRLSSAKDGIDKHTRLLKSLLEDADAEVKKDHCKGMEGLVKEARKHALDSDISGAALDVAIIAQYQRMCHYGIAGFGTTKAFAEALGEDDARRKLDEALDHIYESDDFMTELAERSRNVDAAA, encoded by the coding sequence ATGACGACGCTGAAAGACCTTTACGTGGAAGAACTCCAGGATCTCTGGTCTGCCAACGACCAGATGTCCCAAGTGGTGTCTGCGATGGCCGACAAGGCCTCGGACAAGAAGTTGTCGGACCGGTTGAGCTCGGCCAAGGACGGGATCGACAAGCACACGCGCCTTCTCAAGTCCCTTCTGGAAGACGCCGATGCAGAGGTGAAGAAAGACCACTGCAAAGGCATGGAGGGCCTGGTGAAAGAGGCTCGCAAGCATGCGCTCGACAGTGACATAAGCGGTGCGGCGCTCGACGTGGCGATCATCGCGCAATACCAGCGGATGTGTCACTACGGCATCGCAGGCTTCGGCACGACCAAGGCGTTTGCCGAGGCGCTTGGAGAAGATGACGCCAGGCGCAAGCTCGACGAGGCGCTCGACCACATCTACGAATCCGACGACTTCATGACCGAACTGGCGGAACGTTCCCGCAACGTCGACGCGGCTGCGTGA
- a CDS encoding DUF3618 domain-containing protein produces the protein MTNDTRSPEDIERDIERERAGLTNTLDDLQDRFSVESIARQVTDSFREHGGDLGRSVSDAVKRNPVALALTGVGLAWLMMDKRSDSYRHDGYRNYRGYRNSADRVQPRGYGYVADDRYDRDPDHRPRSLAGQPLYSGRYGSAEGTPDWARDDRDDHRSAAYGLRQTARDAGHRMSDTASDVSGSVRETRSSVADKAKSVATKARDAGTPVKEGAQGLASSASERASALRDRLAQGTEDLTEDARHRVVEARRRALEARDAAADYARQARGQAVDIFEQQPLVAGALAVALGAALGAALPRSRVEDEYLGEQSDHLMAEAERIFEEEREKLGKVAKAVTDETRQAAREMKAEADEAVSGSSVEQAAEDKAKSTGKRIADAAKTEAEKQDLGKVGKSPKSGT, from the coding sequence ATGACAAATGACACTCGCTCCCCCGAAGACATCGAACGCGACATCGAACGCGAACGCGCAGGTCTGACGAACACGCTGGACGATTTGCAGGATCGGTTCTCGGTCGAATCCATTGCCCGTCAGGTCACGGATTCCTTCCGCGAACATGGCGGTGACCTTGGTCGGTCGGTGTCCGACGCCGTCAAACGGAACCCTGTCGCCTTGGCCCTGACCGGGGTCGGGCTCGCCTGGCTCATGATGGACAAGCGGTCCGACAGTTACCGGCACGACGGCTATCGCAACTATCGCGGCTATCGCAACAGCGCGGATCGCGTGCAACCGCGCGGCTATGGCTATGTGGCCGATGATCGCTACGACCGCGACCCGGACCACCGCCCCAGAAGCCTCGCTGGCCAGCCGCTCTACTCCGGCCGTTACGGTTCGGCCGAGGGCACGCCCGACTGGGCCCGTGACGATCGTGATGACCACAGGAGCGCCGCGTACGGCCTTCGCCAGACCGCAAGGGATGCCGGCCACAGGATGTCCGATACGGCCTCGGATGTCTCGGGAAGCGTTCGCGAGACAAGATCGAGCGTGGCCGACAAGGCAAAGAGCGTCGCGACGAAGGCCCGGGACGCGGGCACGCCGGTCAAGGAAGGTGCGCAGGGGCTCGCCTCCTCCGCCTCCGAACGCGCTTCTGCGCTTCGTGACCGGCTGGCACAGGGCACCGAAGATCTGACGGAGGACGCGCGTCATCGCGTGGTCGAGGCCCGCCGGCGTGCTTTGGAAGCCCGGGACGCGGCGGCGGACTATGCGCGGCAGGCGCGTGGGCAGGCGGTGGACATCTTCGAGCAGCAGCCTCTGGTCGCGGGTGCATTGGCCGTCGCGCTTGGCGCGGCCCTGGGCGCGGCCCTGCCCCGCAGCCGTGTCGAGGACGAATATCTCGGCGAGCAGAGCGACCATCTGATGGCCGAGGCTGAACGCATCTTCGAAGAGGAACGGGAAAAGCTCGGCAAGGTTGCCAAGGCCGTCACCGACGAAACCCGGCAGGCTGCGCGCGAGATGAAGGCGGAAGCCGACGAAGCCGTTTCCGGATCGAGCGTGGAGCAGGCCGCAGAGGACAAGGCCAAGTCCACCGGCAAGCGCATCGCGGACGCCGCCAAGACCGAGGCCGAGAAACAGGACCTGGGCAAGGTCGGCAAGTCGCCGAAATCCGGCACCTGA
- a CDS encoding glycosyltransferase family 2 protein, translating into MKPVTAPDIAVVIPARNEEERIAACLAALAGQCPGRVAVILVVNNTTDRTEDVARDAAGQLGLDLTVLSLRLGAQEGVGTARRIGCDHALRSLPALRYLFTTDADGIVDKHWISRTIAHLKAVDAVCGKIEPMAREAGILAAMDRHLGALEGLYRRLVQDFYARHVPGCADLAGTHGEAAGASLAFTRDAFVAAGGFAPIKCGEDRRIVRTLRGLGCKVRHADDVTVQVSCRLSGRAAGGMSDALRARIGQADYLIDDCLPPADWLTRRAYTETLGPWPPLVPTRFRIKVCDLPRHIEMLKTYRNSEWLIPAPDAPAATLSQSVRDSEAPEWGSATVPADPRPQTRRDTFPGTSVAILKPTVGTADPERSPR; encoded by the coding sequence ATGAAACCTGTCACTGCCCCTGACATCGCCGTCGTCATCCCCGCCCGGAACGAGGAAGAGCGGATCGCGGCTTGCCTCGCCGCCCTCGCGGGTCAATGCCCGGGAAGGGTCGCGGTGATCCTGGTGGTCAACAACACCACCGACCGGACCGAGGACGTGGCGCGGGACGCCGCCGGGCAGTTGGGGCTCGACCTGACCGTCCTGAGCCTCCGCCTTGGCGCGCAGGAAGGGGTCGGCACGGCCCGCCGGATTGGCTGCGACCATGCACTGCGCAGCTTGCCCGCGCTGCGATACCTGTTCACCACGGACGCAGATGGCATCGTCGACAAACACTGGATCAGCCGGACCATTGCGCATCTGAAAGCGGTGGATGCGGTCTGCGGCAAGATCGAACCGATGGCCAGAGAAGCGGGCATTCTCGCTGCCATGGACCGGCACCTCGGGGCGCTGGAAGGTCTCTATCGTCGACTGGTTCAGGACTTCTATGCGCGACATGTCCCGGGTTGCGCGGATCTTGCCGGGACCCACGGCGAGGCGGCCGGTGCAAGTCTGGCCTTCACACGGGACGCCTTTGTCGCCGCCGGAGGCTTCGCCCCGATCAAATGCGGCGAAGACCGGCGGATCGTCCGCACGTTGCGCGGGCTGGGGTGCAAGGTGCGCCATGCCGACGACGTCACGGTGCAGGTGTCCTGCCGGTTGTCCGGACGCGCCGCCGGGGGAATGTCGGACGCGCTGAGGGCCCGCATCGGGCAGGCCGACTACCTGATCGACGATTGCCTGCCACCAGCCGATTGGCTGACCCGACGGGCGTACACCGAGACACTGGGTCCCTGGCCGCCACTCGTGCCGACACGCTTTCGGATCAAGGTGTGCGACCTGCCCCGCCATATCGAAATGCTGAAGACCTACCGGAATTCGGAGTGGTTGATCCCCGCTCCGGACGCTCCGGCTGCGACGCTGTCCCAGTCTGTCCGAGACAGCGAAGCGCCGGAGTGGGGGTCGGCGACTGTCCCCGCTGACCCCCGACCCCAGACGCGTCGGGATACATTCCCCGGCACGTCTGTCGCGATCCTCAAACCAACCGTCGGCACCGCCGACCCTGAAAGGAGCCCAAGATGA
- a CDS encoding BON domain-containing protein, whose amino-acid sequence MARYDNDRQERDRARYQDEFSRGGGHDYDNDGRARGDWNRSASRYSDNDRNDRYDRQGAGQRQQYGRPSGWQRRDDDGYQGGYEDDDFRAQRDPGTFRGYDYLDPRDNWGRGAGRGGTRRDYGRDYRGSQGFGREDRGSLHERDWGDRAADEVKSWFGDDDAERRRDNDKRGRGPKNYQRSDSRIQEDVNDELTDSDRLDASEIEVSVSDREVTLTGTVSSKAEKRWAEDCADRVSGVTHVQNNLRVSSGADQTSTTTGGKLKS is encoded by the coding sequence ATGGCACGCTATGACAATGACAGACAGGAACGTGACCGGGCCCGGTATCAGGATGAGTTTTCCCGGGGAGGCGGCCATGACTACGACAACGACGGACGCGCTCGGGGCGACTGGAACCGGTCCGCCAGCCGGTATTCGGACAACGACCGGAATGATCGCTACGACCGGCAGGGCGCCGGGCAGCGCCAGCAGTATGGGCGGCCGAGCGGATGGCAGCGTCGCGACGACGATGGCTATCAGGGCGGATACGAGGATGACGACTTCCGCGCCCAGCGGGATCCCGGCACGTTTCGGGGATATGATTACCTCGACCCGCGCGACAACTGGGGGCGCGGGGCCGGACGCGGTGGGACGAGGCGCGATTATGGCCGCGATTATCGGGGATCGCAGGGCTTTGGGCGCGAGGATCGCGGCTCGCTGCACGAACGCGACTGGGGCGACCGTGCCGCCGACGAGGTCAAGTCCTGGTTCGGTGACGACGACGCGGAACGCCGACGGGACAACGACAAGCGTGGCCGGGGTCCGAAGAACTATCAACGGTCGGATTCCCGGATCCAGGAAGACGTGAATGACGAGCTGACGGATTCAGACAGGCTCGATGCTTCGGAGATCGAGGTATCGGTGTCGGATCGTGAAGTCACCTTGACCGGCACGGTCTCTTCCAAGGCGGAGAAGCGCTGGGCCGAGGATTGCGCCGACAGGGTTTCCGGCGTGACGCATGTGCAGAACAACCTGCGGGTTTCATCTGGCGCGGACCAGACCTCAACGACCACGGGCGGGAAGCTGAAGTCCTGA
- a CDS encoding SAM-dependent methyltransferase produces MGVDRDHLTALYAGTSDPWNFEHSGYEQAKFAATRAALSRRAYASAFELGCGNGQLARILAPLCSRYAGMDAVGIAISAARRTVPDARFVQGFYPCALPAGDFDLLVLSEILYFLDGRSLRTLAREIATSWPRAEVLCVTWLGETGHDIQGEEALALFSAALTTHAIMPVTQTEGYRIDRGLPKEGS; encoded by the coding sequence ATGGGGGTCGACCGGGATCACCTTACCGCGCTTTATGCCGGGACCTCGGACCCGTGGAACTTCGAGCACAGCGGTTACGAGCAGGCCAAGTTCGCGGCCACGCGGGCGGCACTCTCGCGCAGAGCCTATGCCTCCGCGTTCGAGCTTGGCTGCGGGAACGGACAGCTTGCGCGGATCCTCGCGCCGCTTTGTAGCCGCTATGCCGGGATGGATGCCGTGGGTATCGCTATCTCGGCCGCGCGGCGCACGGTGCCGGACGCGCGGTTCGTACAAGGGTTTTATCCCTGCGCACTGCCCGCAGGCGACTTCGATCTGCTGGTCCTGTCCGAAATCCTCTATTTCCTCGACGGTCGAAGCCTGCGGACCCTCGCCCGCGAGATCGCCACGTCCTGGCCGCGCGCAGAGGTTCTCTGCGTCACCTGGCTGGGAGAGACCGGTCACGACATTCAGGGCGAGGAGGCGCTGGCGTTGTTCTCCGCCGCTCTCACCACACACGCGATCATGCCTGTCACGCAAACCGAGGGTTATCGGATCGACCGGGGATTGCCGAAGGAGGGATCATGA
- a CDS encoding PIG-L deacetylase family protein translates to MTITLRPDDAVFQGRERLVVLAPHPDDESLGCGGLLARAFEGAGAHVVCLTDGGASHPGSHGWPRARLAALRRSEMDRAIACLGGSRDALTWLGMEDGGLCRANPQEMAARLEALIEDVGARHIFAPAPEDHHEDHRATARFASALRSRRPDWRFYAYPVWWRWDDPDFARKIARQRPVFLPPGRHLPRKQAAIRAHRSQMGLVVADDPSGFVLPAGFTERFAQEDEIFWKMA, encoded by the coding sequence ATGACGATTACCCTCCGCCCGGACGATGCCGTGTTTCAAGGGCGCGAAAGGCTCGTCGTCCTCGCCCCGCACCCGGATGACGAGTCGCTCGGCTGCGGGGGACTGCTGGCACGTGCCTTCGAGGGGGCTGGCGCGCATGTCGTCTGCCTGACCGATGGCGGGGCAAGCCATCCCGGCTCGCACGGATGGCCGCGCGCGCGGCTTGCCGCCCTTCGGCGTTCGGAGATGGACCGTGCCATCGCCTGTCTGGGCGGGTCCCGCGATGCCCTGACGTGGCTTGGCATGGAGGACGGCGGGCTTTGTCGGGCCAATCCGCAGGAGATGGCCGCGCGTCTGGAAGCGCTGATCGAAGACGTGGGGGCGCGGCACATCTTTGCGCCCGCCCCGGAAGATCACCACGAGGACCACCGCGCCACGGCCCGCTTCGCGTCGGCGCTCCGGTCACGCCGACCGGACTGGAGGTTCTACGCCTATCCGGTCTGGTGGCGTTGGGACGATCCCGACTTCGCCCGAAAAATTGCTCGTCAAAGGCCGGTCTTCCTGCCGCCGGGTCGGCACCTTCCCCGAAAACAGGCGGCGATTCGGGCGCATCGGTCGCAAATGGGACTGGTCGTGGCAGACGATCCTTCCGGGTTTGTCCTTCCGGCCGGCTTCACGGAGAGGTTCGCCCAAGAAGACGAGATCTTCTGGAAGATGGCGTGA
- a CDS encoding phage holin family protein, whose protein sequence is MTNDPNKSAGSLLSDALAHVSSLVRSEVDLARAEVNENLKSAGVAIGMIVGAVVVALTALNILSAALVAALTEAGIPGGWSALIVGVVFAVIAYVMLQKGTNDLKLSSLAPTRTARNVKRDAQAVKEVYDDK, encoded by the coding sequence ATGACGAACGATCCGAACAAATCCGCAGGGAGCCTGCTGAGCGACGCGCTCGCGCATGTCAGCTCCCTTGTCCGCAGCGAAGTCGATCTGGCGCGTGCGGAGGTCAACGAGAACCTGAAGAGTGCCGGGGTCGCCATCGGCATGATCGTCGGCGCCGTCGTCGTTGCCCTGACGGCGCTCAATATCCTCTCTGCCGCACTAGTCGCCGCCTTGACCGAAGCCGGCATTCCCGGCGGCTGGTCTGCCCTGATCGTGGGCGTGGTCTTTGCGGTCATCGCCTATGTGATGCTGCAAAAGGGCACGAATGACCTGAAACTCAGCAGCCTCGCACCGACGCGGACCGCAAGGAACGTGAAACGCGACGCTCAGGCCGTGAAGGAAGTTTACGATGACAAATGA
- a CDS encoding SDR family oxidoreductase: protein MSSQDLDTLETKDRQPGREERMSPEPEYMPRYAGSGRLKGKVAIVTGGDSGIGRATAILFAREGAKVAIAYLDEHEDAEVTRSKIEEEGGQALLLDGDIGKESFCREIVKKTLDAFGRIDVVVANAAEQHAREDVTDISEEQLFRTFRTNLAGQFFTIQAALPHLKRGASIVCTTSVTAYRGQDLLVDYSASKGAILSMIRALSSKLASDGIRVNGVAPGPIWTPLIPASFPPEKVEEFGKSAPLGRPGQPNEVAPSMLFLACEDSSYMTGQVLHPNGGDLIGG, encoded by the coding sequence ATGAGCAGCCAAGACCTCGACACTCTTGAGACGAAGGACCGCCAGCCCGGCCGTGAAGAACGCATGTCGCCGGAGCCGGAGTATATGCCGCGCTATGCCGGGTCCGGCCGGCTGAAGGGCAAGGTTGCGATCGTGACCGGCGGCGATTCCGGGATCGGACGTGCGACAGCCATCCTCTTTGCCCGCGAGGGTGCGAAGGTCGCCATCGCCTACCTCGACGAACACGAGGATGCGGAGGTCACACGCTCCAAGATCGAAGAGGAAGGTGGTCAGGCGCTGCTTCTGGACGGCGACATCGGAAAAGAGAGTTTCTGTCGAGAGATCGTCAAGAAGACGTTGGACGCGTTCGGACGGATCGACGTGGTTGTCGCGAATGCGGCCGAGCAACATGCGCGGGAAGACGTCACCGATATCTCCGAAGAGCAGCTGTTCCGGACCTTTCGAACGAACCTCGCCGGGCAGTTCTTCACGATCCAGGCGGCGCTGCCTCATCTGAAGCGGGGTGCGTCGATTGTCTGCACAACCTCTGTCACCGCCTACCGGGGCCAGGATTTGCTAGTCGACTATTCGGCCTCGAAGGGCGCAATCCTGTCCATGATCCGCGCCCTGTCGTCCAAGCTCGCCTCGGACGGCATCAGGGTGAACGGCGTCGCGCCCGGGCCGATCTGGACCCCGCTGATCCCGGCGTCCTTCCCGCCAGAGAAGGTCGAGGAGTTCGGCAAGTCCGCGCCGCTTGGTCGGCCCGGCCAGCCCAACGAAGTGGCGCCTTCGATGCTGTTTCTCGCCTGCGAGGACAGCTCCTACATGACGGGTCAGGTGCTTCATCCGAACGGCGGCGACCTCATCGGCGGCTGA
- a CDS encoding acyl-CoA dehydrogenase — protein MERFASGLGAVSRALVTVDTETGVRLALVDVTHHDRADSSCWTVQGMKATQSGCYDFAGIAVQDIRWVGGAGDYLREPHFVGGVWRIAALQVGGAIGLLDCAVGALRAMGRLEAQAQQTRLMNVLMRAWAGAALTERAAQAPADPTVPVEGVVATAISARLFTEEVGLDAIRAVEQSIGLRHFEAGSDTGRKARDLAVYLRQVARDAFVQRAASHALLNDQPWGVFG, from the coding sequence ATGGAACGCTTTGCTTCGGGACTTGGCGCCGTGAGCCGTGCTTTGGTCACGGTAGACACCGAAACGGGAGTGCGCCTCGCCCTTGTCGACGTGACCCATCATGACCGGGCCGATTCCTCCTGCTGGACCGTGCAGGGCATGAAGGCCACGCAATCTGGGTGCTATGATTTCGCCGGCATCGCGGTGCAGGACATCCGATGGGTCGGCGGGGCAGGCGATTACCTGCGCGAGCCGCATTTCGTCGGGGGTGTCTGGCGCATCGCAGCTTTGCAGGTGGGCGGCGCCATCGGCCTTCTGGACTGTGCGGTCGGCGCGCTTCGGGCCATGGGCCGACTGGAGGCCCAGGCACAACAGACCCGGCTGATGAATGTGCTGATGCGGGCCTGGGCTGGTGCGGCGCTGACCGAACGTGCGGCGCAGGCCCCAGCGGACCCGACGGTGCCGGTCGAAGGCGTCGTGGCCACCGCCATCTCGGCCCGCCTGTTCACCGAAGAGGTCGGGCTCGACGCCATTCGCGCCGTCGAGCAAAGCATCGGGCTGCGGCATTTCGAGGCCGGCTCGGATACCGGGCGAAAGGCGCGCGACCTGGCGGTCTACCTGCGTCAGGTCGCGCGCGATGCCTTCGTGCAGCGCGCGGCAAGTCATGCGCTCCTCAACGACCAGCCATGGGGGGTGTTCGGATGA
- a CDS encoding PRC-barrel domain-containing protein — protein MDHSQHTPLRPEELNEGNLKGVNVYGPDDHHIGDVSHFHGTGPTAQAVVDVGGFLGIGAKPVAVDVSRLNFMRDPNGKIHATTPMTKDDLKNLPEHRD, from the coding sequence ATGGACCACAGCCAGCACACCCCGCTTCGCCCCGAGGAGTTGAATGAAGGAAACCTCAAGGGGGTCAACGTCTACGGACCCGACGATCATCACATTGGCGACGTGTCCCATTTCCACGGGACCGGTCCGACCGCCCAAGCCGTCGTGGATGTCGGCGGGTTCCTTGGGATCGGCGCCAAGCCGGTGGCAGTGGACGTCTCGCGTCTGAACTTCATGCGCGATCCGAACGGGAAGATCCACGCCACGACACCAATGACGAAGGACGACCTGAAGAACCTGCCGGAGCACCGGGACTGA
- a CDS encoding FGGY-family carbohydrate kinase, producing MSRWICAVDVGTRSARAALFDLRGKMERRAVVAFPLFSNHDADGSYRSSDIWRAVAVVVRRACAGIDPSDVGALAIDATCSLVLTGVHGTPLVLDDAGQDTIAWFDRRGVAEAQACTRAGGASVDALGGAMSPEMQVPKLLWLQRQRPELWAQLGQAQDLTDHLVSRAVGMPVRGLSSLVAKWPFAVERGGWDEDLLRAVGLNDLRERAGLPEECGSAVPVAARAGTLCASASEDLGLPEGLCVSSGMIDGYAGALGCGAIQPEAVALIAGTSASVIAHRAMTPSLDGWWGTFTDVMAPGTRTVEAGLADAGAVLDRVIESWPKGAPRSHDQVLSRIARKREEIGVGFGADIHVLPDERGLRGPVKEAPLKAVVHGMPTHRGPDALAAYYWRTAGAVALSIADIMERVAPDLPVAAVGGMMRSPVFTQAVADATGRCVIVPDAVDGVLLGTAICGAVAAGMHPDLTTASTAMSPGVRRTEPQRDGVAQMDRDRVIRARMAQHRAGIAGV from the coding sequence ATGTCCCGTTGGATTTGCGCAGTTGATGTGGGGACGCGCTCGGCGCGGGCGGCTCTGTTCGACCTGCGGGGCAAGATGGAGAGGCGTGCAGTCGTAGCTTTCCCGCTGTTTTCCAATCATGACGCCGACGGAAGCTACCGCTCGTCAGATATCTGGCGCGCCGTAGCCGTCGTCGTGCGGCGGGCCTGCGCCGGCATTGACCCCTCCGACGTCGGAGCACTGGCGATCGACGCGACCTGTTCGCTGGTCCTGACCGGAGTCCACGGAACGCCGCTGGTGCTGGACGACGCGGGGCAGGACACGATCGCCTGGTTCGACCGACGCGGTGTCGCCGAGGCACAGGCGTGCACTCGGGCCGGGGGTGCGTCGGTCGACGCGCTCGGCGGCGCGATGTCGCCGGAGATGCAGGTGCCGAAGCTACTGTGGCTGCAACGTCAGCGCCCGGAGCTTTGGGCGCAGTTGGGCCAGGCGCAGGATCTGACCGATCACTTGGTAAGTCGCGCGGTGGGCATGCCGGTGCGGGGGCTGTCGTCGCTTGTCGCGAAATGGCCCTTCGCAGTCGAGCGGGGCGGCTGGGACGAGGACCTGCTCCGCGCCGTAGGGTTGAACGACTTGCGCGAGCGCGCCGGTCTACCGGAAGAATGCGGGTCAGCGGTTCCCGTTGCGGCCCGGGCGGGCACGCTCTGCGCCTCGGCCTCGGAAGACCTTGGGCTTCCCGAGGGTCTGTGCGTCTCGAGCGGGATGATCGACGGATACGCCGGTGCGCTGGGCTGCGGGGCGATCCAGCCGGAGGCCGTGGCACTCATCGCAGGCACCTCTGCGAGCGTCATCGCACACCGGGCGATGACCCCATCGCTCGACGGCTGGTGGGGCACCTTCACCGATGTGATGGCCCCGGGCACACGCACCGTCGAGGCTGGGCTTGCCGATGCGGGTGCCGTTCTGGACCGAGTCATCGAAAGCTGGCCCAAAGGGGCGCCACGCTCGCACGATCAGGTTCTGTCCCGGATCGCGCGAAAGCGTGAGGAGATTGGCGTCGGATTCGGCGCCGACATTCACGTTCTGCCCGATGAACGTGGGCTGCGCGGGCCGGTGAAGGAAGCGCCGCTGAAAGCGGTGGTGCACGGGATGCCGACGCACCGCGGTCCCGATGCGCTCGCGGCCTACTACTGGCGCACGGCGGGCGCGGTGGCGCTTTCCATCGCGGATATCATGGAGCGGGTCGCGCCGGACCTACCGGTGGCAGCGGTGGGCGGCATGATGCGGAGCCCCGTCTTCACGCAGGCGGTAGCCGATGCGACCGGCCGCTGCGTGATCGTGCCCGATGCCGTTGACGGCGTGCTTTTAGGAACCGCCATTTGCGGCGCGGTCGCCGCCGGGATGCACCCGGACCTTACGACCGCAAGCACCGCGATGTCACCCGGCGTGAGACGCACCGAGCCGCAGAGGGACGGCGTGGCCCAGATGGACCGGGACAGGGTCATCCGTGCGCGCATGGCCCAGCACCGCGCCGGGATTGCCGGTGTCTGA